A single candidate division KSB1 bacterium DNA region contains:
- the rsxA gene encoding electron transport complex subunit RsxA — protein sequence MELKTLLIISVGAIFINNFIFSRFLGLCPYLGVSKALDSAIGMGTAVIFVMTLASSVAWVVDHYLLEPTPANLFYRLLGLQSPPDLVFLKTIAFILVIASLVQFVEMVIQKTSPALYRALGIYLPLITTNCAILGVTLLNLDMGLNFIGSVVQGFTSGLGFTLALVLMASIRERLELADIPRSMRGIPIAFVMAGLMAIAFLGFSGLRIR from the coding sequence ATGGAGCTCAAGACACTGCTGATTATCTCGGTCGGGGCGATCTTCATCAACAATTTCATCTTCAGCCGGTTCCTCGGACTGTGCCCGTACCTTGGGGTATCCAAAGCGCTGGACTCGGCGATCGGGATGGGGACGGCGGTGATTTTCGTGATGACCCTGGCTTCTTCTGTGGCCTGGGTCGTGGATCACTACCTTTTGGAGCCGACCCCGGCCAATCTCTTCTATCGCCTCCTCGGTCTCCAGAGCCCACCGGATCTGGTGTTCCTCAAGACCATTGCCTTTATTCTGGTGATCGCCTCCCTGGTCCAATTCGTCGAGATGGTGATCCAGAAGACCAGTCCGGCGCTATACCGGGCCTTAGGCATTTACCTGCCCTTGATCACCACGAACTGCGCCATCTTGGGCGTGACGCTCCTCAACCTGGACATGGGGTTGAACTTCATCGGGAGCGTGGTCCAAGGGTTCACTTCGGGGCTCGGCTTTACCCTGGCTCTGGTGCTGATGGCCAGCATCCGGGAGCGCCTGGAGCTTGCGGACATCCCGCGCTCGATGCGTGGGATCCCCATTGCCTTTGTGATGGCCGGCCTCATGGCGATTGCCTTCCTGGGGTTTTCGGGGCTTCGGATCCGTTAG
- a CDS encoding electron transport complex subunit E, which yields MSVGKELTKGLYAENPVFKQALGLCPTLAVSNSVRNAVGMGLAMTFVLVMSNIIISLIRRFVPRKIRIPIYIVVIATFVTIVDLVMAGFAPDLHKALGIFVPLIVVNCIILGRAEAFAGRNTVFRSLLDGLGMGFGFSLALLTLSLIRELLGDGRLYGFPVLGPGFQPMLIMILPPGAFLTIGLLMGLMNWLDRRRCS from the coding sequence ATGAGTGTGGGCAAGGAGCTGACCAAAGGACTCTACGCGGAGAACCCGGTTTTCAAGCAGGCGCTGGGGTTGTGCCCAACGCTCGCCGTGTCCAATTCCGTGCGCAACGCGGTGGGCATGGGCCTGGCCATGACCTTTGTCCTGGTGATGTCGAACATCATCATCTCCCTCATTCGGCGCTTTGTACCCCGCAAGATCCGGATCCCCATCTACATTGTGGTCATCGCCACCTTCGTCACCATTGTGGATCTGGTGATGGCCGGATTTGCTCCGGATCTGCACAAGGCGCTTGGCATCTTTGTGCCCCTCATCGTCGTGAACTGCATTATTCTGGGGCGCGCCGAGGCCTTCGCGGGCCGCAACACGGTGTTCCGCTCGCTGCTGGACGGACTGGGCATGGGCTTCGGGTTCAGCCTCGCGCTCCTCACTCTGAGCCTCATTCGCGAGCTGCTGGGTGACGGACGCCTGTACGGCTTCCCCGTTCTGGGCCCCGGCTTTCAGCCGATGCTGATCATGATTCTGCCGCCGGGGGCCTTCCTCACGATCGGCTTGCTCATGGGGCTGATGAATTGGCTTGACCGAAGGCGCTGCTCGTAG
- a CDS encoding RnfABCDGE type electron transport complex subunit G — MKDVLRMAWILGLVTVLAAGVLGAVNHVTKPRIEEQRRLALEQALLTALPKAHPRAIVPVRQGEEIVYYIGYANPDTTDLVGYAFVARGTGYSSEIETLVGVDSTGRIIGLKILRELETPGLGTKIEEIRYGESDPWFQRQFVGKGARQLAVDKDGGEIVSVTGATISSRAVTNSIRKGLEELEKRLGGFRQPQAPAAN; from the coding sequence ATGAAGGACGTGCTGCGGATGGCCTGGATTCTGGGGTTGGTGACGGTGCTCGCTGCGGGGGTCCTCGGGGCAGTGAACCACGTCACCAAACCGCGCATTGAGGAGCAGCGGCGTTTGGCTCTCGAGCAAGCTCTCCTGACCGCCCTGCCGAAAGCCCATCCCCGGGCCATTGTCCCGGTACGGCAAGGGGAGGAAATCGTTTACTACATTGGCTACGCGAACCCCGACACCACCGATTTGGTGGGCTACGCCTTTGTGGCGCGGGGGACGGGGTACTCCAGCGAGATCGAGACCTTAGTGGGTGTGGACTCCACCGGACGGATCATCGGGCTCAAGATCCTACGGGAGCTCGAGACCCCTGGTCTTGGCACCAAGATCGAGGAGATCCGCTACGGCGAATCGGACCCCTGGTTCCAGCGGCAGTTTGTGGGTAAGGGCGCGCGTCAGCTCGCCGTGGACAAGGACGGCGGCGAGATCGTGAGCGTGACCGGCGCGACGATCAGCTCCCGGGCGGTGACCAACTCCATTCGCAAGGGGCTGGAGGAGCTGGAAAAGCGGCTCGGTGGCTTTCGGCAGCCTCAGGCTCCGGCCGCAAATTGA
- a CDS encoding RnfABCDGE type electron transport complex subunit D has protein sequence MDEKVWKVSTSPHLADRESIPKIMWLVALSLAPAGIGAVYFFGAHAAWVIFWAVAAAVGTEAAIQKLMRKPVTVYDGSAFVTGLLLAYNLPAEAPFWLPIIGSAFAIGLGKQVFGGLGYNPMNPALLGRAFLLASWPTHMTIFRTPPRGGTISGIDVETGATPLNLLKQAHDVLHQAKVAPGEVPAQKIADAMTHIGKLYESYGNLFWGRVGGCLGETSVFLLLLGAAFLFYKRYIDLRIPVGYIGTVAVLTWMFGGSEGLFTGNPLFHVLAGGLILGAFFMATDMVTSPVTPRGKWIFGIGCGVITVIIRLIGGYPEGVSYSILLMNLTVPLLDRYTKPAIFGARKR, from the coding sequence ATGGACGAGAAGGTCTGGAAGGTTTCCACCTCTCCGCATCTGGCCGATAGGGAGTCGATACCGAAGATCATGTGGTTGGTGGCGCTTTCCCTGGCGCCGGCGGGCATCGGGGCGGTTTATTTCTTCGGGGCCCACGCCGCGTGGGTGATCTTCTGGGCGGTGGCTGCGGCCGTGGGCACCGAGGCGGCTATCCAGAAGCTGATGCGTAAGCCGGTGACGGTCTACGACGGAAGCGCTTTTGTCACGGGGTTATTGCTGGCCTACAACCTGCCGGCGGAGGCTCCCTTCTGGTTGCCGATCATCGGGTCGGCCTTCGCGATCGGCCTTGGCAAGCAGGTGTTTGGCGGGCTGGGGTACAACCCGATGAACCCGGCGCTTCTGGGACGCGCCTTTCTCCTGGCGTCGTGGCCCACGCACATGACGATCTTCCGGACTCCGCCGCGGGGCGGGACCATCTCAGGGATCGACGTGGAGACAGGGGCAACGCCCCTCAATCTCCTGAAGCAGGCCCACGACGTGCTCCATCAGGCTAAAGTGGCGCCGGGGGAGGTGCCGGCGCAGAAGATTGCCGACGCGATGACGCACATCGGCAAGCTCTACGAGAGCTACGGCAATCTCTTCTGGGGGCGGGTAGGCGGTTGCCTCGGCGAGACCTCGGTTTTCTTGCTGCTCCTGGGAGCAGCTTTCCTCTTCTACAAGCGCTACATCGACCTGCGGATCCCCGTAGGCTACATCGGCACCGTGGCGGTCCTGACCTGGATGTTTGGCGGCAGCGAAGGCCTCTTTACCGGCAACCCGCTCTTCCACGTGCTGGCCGGAGGCCTGATTCTGGGTGCTTTCTTCATGGCTACGGACATGGTCACCTCACCGGTGACGCCGCGCGGGAAGTGGATTTTCGGCATCGGCTGCGGGGTGATCACGGTGATCATCCGCCTGATCGGCGGATACCCGGAGGGGGTTTCGTACTCGATTCTTCTGATGAACCTGACCGTGCCCCTCCTGGATCGGTACACCAAACCGGCGATCTTTGGAGCGAGGAAGCGATGA
- the rsxC gene encoding electron transport complex subunit RsxC encodes MALRILTRRGFRGGVHPPENKELTAEKPIEILPPPPVVVIPVQQHIGAPGQPIVQAGDRVRVGDRLTEPGGYVSVPVHASISGIVKAIEPRPHPLGTTALSIVIEGDGQDEWSDTVVDDEAWDQLPAEEIRERIRMAGLAGMGGAAFPTHVKLSPPPNKPIDTFILNGAECEPYLTADHRLMLEYPEEIVRGMKIILRVLRPAKAFIAIEDNKMDAVRAMRQAVQREGLSCEVVALPVKYPQGAEKQLIKALTGREVPRGGLPMDVGCLVHNVGTARAIYQAVAKRRPVIDRVVTVTGRGVVEPKNLLVRIGTPFSFVLEHCGGIRDGAARVLMGGPMMGIAQFTLDVPVVKGTSGIVVLNQEEVDRRQMAVCIRCARCIDACPMGLMPTTLYHLVKAKRFEGAQDYGVLDCIECGSCAYVCPAGLPLVHAMKWGKMEVSRKLRAAG; translated from the coding sequence ATGGCCCTGCGGATACTGACGCGGAGAGGCTTTCGGGGAGGCGTCCATCCTCCGGAAAACAAGGAGCTGACGGCGGAAAAGCCGATCGAGATCCTGCCTCCACCCCCGGTTGTCGTGATCCCCGTGCAACAGCACATCGGCGCACCAGGGCAGCCTATCGTCCAGGCGGGGGATCGCGTGCGGGTGGGCGATCGGCTCACCGAACCGGGCGGCTACGTTTCGGTCCCCGTACACGCCTCCATTTCGGGCATCGTGAAGGCCATCGAGCCCAGACCCCACCCCCTGGGGACGACGGCTCTATCCATCGTGATCGAGGGGGACGGCCAGGATGAGTGGTCGGACACGGTGGTGGACGACGAAGCCTGGGATCAGCTGCCGGCCGAGGAGATTCGGGAGCGGATCCGGATGGCCGGGCTGGCCGGAATGGGCGGTGCGGCCTTTCCGACGCACGTCAAGCTTTCGCCTCCGCCAAACAAGCCCATCGATACGTTCATCCTCAATGGGGCAGAGTGCGAGCCTTACCTCACGGCGGATCACCGCCTGATGCTGGAGTACCCCGAGGAGATCGTCCGGGGAATGAAGATCATCCTCCGGGTGCTGCGGCCGGCGAAGGCCTTTATCGCCATCGAGGACAACAAAATGGACGCCGTGCGGGCGATGCGGCAGGCAGTCCAGCGGGAAGGGCTGTCCTGTGAGGTGGTGGCCCTCCCGGTCAAGTATCCCCAGGGGGCGGAGAAGCAGCTGATCAAAGCCCTTACCGGGAGGGAGGTACCCCGGGGCGGCCTCCCGATGGATGTGGGCTGCCTGGTGCACAATGTCGGGACGGCCCGGGCCATCTACCAGGCCGTAGCCAAACGGAGACCGGTCATCGACCGCGTGGTCACCGTCACCGGGAGGGGCGTAGTAGAGCCGAAGAACCTCCTGGTTCGCATTGGCACTCCGTTCAGCTTTGTTCTCGAGCACTGCGGAGGCATTCGGGATGGAGCCGCGCGCGTCCTCATGGGTGGGCCGATGATGGGCATTGCCCAGTTCACCCTGGACGTGCCCGTGGTCAAGGGCACCTCTGGCATCGTCGTCCTGAACCAGGAGGAGGTGGACCGGCGCCAAATGGCCGTGTGCATCCGTTGCGCTCGCTGCATTGACGCCTGTCCCATGGGACTCATGCCCACGACCCTGTACCATCTGGTCAAGGCGAAGCGGTTTGAGGGAGCCCAGGACTACGGGGTACTCGACTGTATCGAGTGCGGGTCGTGTGCCTACGTCTGCCCCGCTGGATTGCCCCTGGTCCACGCAATGAAGTGGGGAAAGATGGAAGTGAGCAGGAAGCTGCGGGCAGCTGGCTAA
- the nrdR gene encoding transcriptional regulator NrdR — translation MRCPFCGSEDTKVLDSRPREDGYIIRRRRECKSCAKRFTTLETMEVLRLYVVKADGRRELFSREKLMRGIQLACTKRPVSIEDIESIVSRVEAALRERGEREVPSRDIGEMVMAHLKELDEVAYVRFASVYRKFQTKDEFLRELEELGRVSRAEMAPAAGENVRS, via the coding sequence GCTGGACAGCAGGCCCCGCGAAGACGGCTACATCATCCGCCGGCGCCGAGAATGCAAGTCCTGCGCGAAGCGCTTCACCACTCTGGAGACGATGGAGGTCCTGCGTCTCTACGTGGTGAAGGCGGACGGCCGAAGGGAGCTCTTCAGCCGCGAAAAGCTGATGCGCGGCATCCAGCTGGCCTGCACGAAGCGACCCGTCTCCATCGAGGACATCGAGAGCATCGTGTCCCGCGTCGAGGCGGCCCTGAGGGAAAGGGGAGAACGCGAGGTTCCGTCCCGCGACATCGGGGAGATGGTCATGGCGCACCTCAAAGAGCTGGACGAGGTGGCGTACGTCCGCTTCGCCTCGGTCTACCGGAAGTTCCAGACCAAGGACGAGTTCCTGCGCGAGCTGGAGGAGCTGGGACGCGTTTCGCGAGCGGAAATGGCGCCAGCGGCCGGGGAGAACGTGCGGAGTTAA